A single window of Oncorhynchus clarkii lewisi isolate Uvic-CL-2024 chromosome 10, UVic_Ocla_1.0, whole genome shotgun sequence DNA harbors:
- the LOC139418413 gene encoding type-2 angiotensin II receptor, which translates to MASTHSNLSMATNSSEDLMINSSSCDSISPSLHQNKLIPTIYSVIFVLGFVGNILVVFVLCQKSNRKTVANTYIVNLALSDLLFLISLPFWAIYYSFDYNWVFGGLMCKLCGCLLSLNVYASIYFITCMSVDRYRAIVYPLQSQCSRNLCRARVVSGVIWTIAGLMTIPTMAFRDTYHLKELGVTACVLIYPPTQPYWFPGLALTKNILAFLVPFTVIASCYCRIGKHLLGGQPSLDKSSSNLDRVMKMVVAVVLAFFVCWFPFHVLTFLDALSTLGVMHSCWVRQAIITLMPFTLCLGFSNSAINPFLYCFVGNHFREQLWRLYEEKAPRLSQKRDSISTRLSSFSRKLSDLKDTGPLETLDQHSRGP; encoded by the coding sequence ATGGCATCGACACACTCTAACCTCTCAATGGCCACCAACTCGTCAGAAGATCTAATGATCAATTCTTCCTCATGTgattccatctccccctctcttcatcaGAACAAGCTGATCCCCACCATCTACAGTGTCATCTTTGTCCTTGGTTTCGTGGGCAATATCTTGGTGGTTTTCGTGTTATGTCAAAAGTCCAACCGTAAAACAGTGGCCAACACTTACATTGTAAACTTGGCCCTCTCAGATCTGTTGTTCCTGATCAGCCTGCCTTTCTGGGCAATCTACTACTCCTTTGACTACAACTGGGTGTTTGGTGGGCTGATGTGTAAGCTATGTGGCTGCCTCCTCTCCCTGAACGTCTACGCCAGCATCTACTTCATCACCTGTATGAGTGTGGACCGATACAGAGCCATTGTCTATCCCCTCCAGTCTCAGTGCAGCAGGAACCTGTGTCGGGCGCGAGTGGTCAGCGGTGTGATCTGGACCATCGCCGGCCTCATGACCATCCCCACCATGGCCTTCCGAGACACCTACCACCTGAAGGAGCTGGGGGTCACGGCCTGCGTCCTCATCTACCCACCTACCCAGCCCTACTGGTTCCCAGGCCTGGCCCTGACCAAGAACATCCTGGCCTTCTTGGTGCCCTTCACAGTCATCGCCAGCTGCTACTGCCGCATCGGGAAGCACCTCCTGGGGGGACAGCCCAGCCTGGACAAGAGTTCCAGCAACCTGGACCGCGTAATGAAGATGGTGGTGGCTGTGGTGCTGGCCTTCTTCGTCTGCTGGTTCCCCTTCCACGTGCTGACCTTCCTGGACGCCCTGAGCACCCTGGGGGTGATGCACAGCTGTTGGGTGCGCCAGGCCATCATTACCCTGATGCCCTTCACCCTCTGCCTGGGCTTCTCCAACAGCGCCATCAACCCTTTCCTCTACTGCTTTGTGGGGAACCACTTCCGGGAGCAGCTGTGGCGGCTGTACGAGGAGAAGGCTCCCAGGCTGTCCCAAAAGAGAGACTCCATCAGCACCAGGCTCAGCTCCTTCTCCAGGAAGCTCAGCGACCTCAAGGACACAGGGCCACTGGAGACTTTGGACCAACACAGTAGGGGCCCCTAG